Proteins from one Gibbsiella quercinecans genomic window:
- a CDS encoding capsule biosynthesis GfcC D2 domain-containing protein, whose translation MRKINLLLSASLCLLLNTAYADSRVTVFYPNRAEVTIKDAATLQSLVVGNPALQGNIWWPGAAIAERSATQLQKQKQQQLLARLGALSAELRQDGDTTIAATVDSVRTQIAGLNIVGRQFVSLDPDWLQLRPDLDRRLAGEYQVFVAPEPKDVSLLGALAPAGKHDFLPGKDVSDYLSGLQRLDGAERSTAWLITPEGEAQSVPIAYWNRRHHEMTPGSLLFLGFASSALPRSYKDINEQIISLLTHRIPD comes from the coding sequence ATGAGAAAAATTAATCTGCTCTTAAGTGCATCACTGTGCCTCTTGCTGAATACTGCCTATGCAGATAGCCGGGTAACCGTTTTTTATCCGAACAGGGCAGAGGTCACGATCAAGGATGCGGCGACGTTGCAAAGCCTGGTGGTGGGTAACCCGGCGTTGCAAGGCAATATCTGGTGGCCGGGGGCGGCGATTGCAGAGCGCAGCGCCACCCAGTTGCAAAAACAGAAGCAACAGCAATTGTTGGCACGGCTCGGCGCATTGAGCGCCGAACTGCGCCAGGATGGGGATACCACGATCGCGGCCACGGTAGACAGTGTGCGTACGCAGATCGCCGGGCTGAATATCGTCGGCCGTCAGTTTGTGTCGCTGGATCCGGATTGGCTGCAGCTGCGCCCGGATTTGGATCGCCGTCTGGCGGGGGAATATCAGGTCTTCGTGGCGCCGGAGCCGAAAGACGTCAGCCTGCTGGGGGCATTGGCACCCGCGGGTAAACATGATTTTCTGCCTGGCAAAGACGTCAGTGATTATTTAAGCGGGCTTCAACGCCTGGATGGCGCTGAACGCAGCACCGCCTGGCTAATCACGCCTGAAGGTGAGGCCCAGAGTGTTCCAATTGCTTACTGGAACCGGCGGCATCATGAAATGACGCCAGGGAGTCTGCTGTTCCTCGGGTTTGCCTCATCCGCTCTGCCCCGGAGCTATAAAGACATCAATGAGCAAATCATTTCGTTATTGACGCACCGGATCCCTGACTGA